From the genome of Natronincola ferrireducens:
ATTAGGTAAAAGCATTTTTATGCTTTCTGCCATAAAGTGCACACCACTTAACAGTATTATGTCTCCATTAGTTTTGACAGCCTCTTGACTTAATTTTAAATAATCTCCTACAATATCTGCTATTTCTTGTATTTCAGGTATTTGATAATTGTGGGCAAGGATAACAGCATTTTTTTTCTTCTTTAACCGTTGTATCTCCTGTATCATTTCCTTTTCCGTCATATCTAAATCCATAATATCTATCCTTTCCTATCAATTGTTTTTATTGTTTTTACAGGTGTCTTGTCACCTGTTAGTAAAAAATATATCATACTCTTATTCATTTATCAAGTAGCCTTTTATCATAAGGGCTTGCTTCATCTTTTTAAAGGCTTTTTCATCCGGTACCTCCACTGTGTGAATATGGACTCCCTCCGTCAAGGAAGAGAGAGGTTCTGCTTTATCGTTTTTTATCTTTTGTATAAATTCCTCTAACTCATTTTTGTAGCTAATATCTAATATTCCCTTTATTTCTCCATAAATAGAATGTTCTACGATGACATCTACTATTTTAGCTCCATGATCAATCATAATCTGCAATTCTTCCTTCATCTCTTCATAGGTGGTATGCTTTGTCACAATGGTTTTGATTAGCTTTGTTGTATCCCTTTTAAGCATAACGTATCCTTGGGGTGTAGCTATAATATTTATCCCTTGAGCCCTAAGCAAGGCTATATCTTGGACAATTACCTGTCTAGACACTTGAAAGCAACTGGCCAATTCAGTGCCTTTGATAGGTTTATTTTCCTCCTTCAGCTTCTTAACAATGGCTTCTCTTCTTTCATTGCTGTTCATTTTATCATCCTTTTCTACTATTGTCTTTTTCTTTTGATTTTTTCAAATATCGGTAAATACTTGCTTGGGAGCACTTAAGGCTTTGAGCAGCATATTTTACGGCACCCTTAAGAATAAATATGCCTTTTTCATGCATCAAATCTACAATTTCAAGCTTTTCTTCCGGCAAAAGACGCTCTATTGGCATACCCCGTTGAGAAATTATCTTTTCAAGAATATCATCAACCACATCCTCCATAGAACTGTGAAAGCTTTCTATATCATTATCTATAGCCTCAACAGGTGCTGTTTCATGGTTGTAGAAATATTTCTGTTCTACGTAATTATCAGGGTGACAAAGCTTTAAAACATTTTGAATAAGACTCTGATACCTGCTGTCGTCAAAGTTTATACACAACAAACCAATCAGATTTTCATAGCTGTCCTTTATAAAAAATGTACAGGTTCTCAACATTTTTCCTTTGGGTGAAAGTGCAGCGT
Proteins encoded in this window:
- a CDS encoding helix-turn-helix transcriptional regulator, whose translation is MTHSYLKHYIQLVEFLGVTLGPDHEVALHDFADKSGSIIAIANGHISGRSIGAPLSKNSLEAISKGVYRNQNYIVYNAALSPKGKMLRTCTFFIKDSYENLIGLLCINFDDSRYQSLIQNVLKLCHPDNYVEQKYFYNHETAPVEAIDNDIESFHSSMEDVVDDILEKIISQRGMPIERLLPEEKLEIVDLMHEKGIFILKGAVKYAAQSLKCSQASIYRYLKKSKEKDNSRKG
- a CDS encoding transcription repressor NadR, whose amino-acid sequence is MNSNERREAIVKKLKEENKPIKGTELASCFQVSRQVIVQDIALLRAQGINIIATPQGYVMLKRDTTKLIKTIVTKHTTYEEMKEELQIMIDHGAKIVDVIVEHSIYGEIKGILDISYKNELEEFIQKIKNDKAEPLSSLTEGVHIHTVEVPDEKAFKKMKQALMIKGYLINE